The sequence ACGGGAAGACTATAATCGAAAACAAACTCCAACTGATCTCCGGGCTCACCCGTGAAGGTGACAACGGCCTTTCGGTAGAGCCGTATGGTATAACCTTGAAAACATGCCGTTCGCGTCATCGTATCCGGAGAACTTTTCGAAAAATCCATCAGAAGGACTTCACAACTATCGCGGTATTCATAAAATCCTCCCAGTGAATCTTCGCGAAAGTATCTCGGTCCGGATAAATTGACAACATAATAAAGCTGATTTTGCCGCCGAACCGTGTCGCTGACAACATACGTTTTGTAATAATCTGCATCCGGTCCGGCTGTGCCCCACATCACCCACGTGTTCCCGATTTGCAGAGGAAAAAACGAGGCCGCCGGGTTGGGTTGGCTCTGTTGTGCCATCGTTCTTTGCTGCAACAAACTCAAACTCGAGAGCATCAGTAGCACGCAGGCGCAGAGTTTCTGTGTGCTGCGGTTCTTGCCCATTTGCTCACCCCGCAAATGATTTTAAAAAATGCGACACACGGTAAAACTTCCACTTCAGGTTCGCGGTGTCAGTTGGGAATCTTCCCCGTCACCACAATCGTGCCGGTGCTTGCCGGCGGAATCAGCGGCGCCGCCAGGCTCGGTGGACTCTGCAAAACATTCGTCGTGGCCTGTAAAAGCTGTTGATTCAAGGCCTCCTGCGGATCGATCTCCGCGAGTTGCAGCAGTTGCGCTTGACTTATCAGCGGCGTGGCAATGGCATCCAACTCTTGCTGCGCCTCTTGAAAATTAGGATCGATACGCAGCGCTTCGGTGAATGCGGATTGCGCTTGCGGAATCTTGAGACTATCGGCAAA is a genomic window of Cytophagia bacterium CHB2 containing:
- a CDS encoding T9SS type A sorting domain-containing protein; the protein is MGKNRSTQKLCACVLLMLSSLSLLQQRTMAQQSQPNPAASFFPLQIGNTWVMWGTAGPDADYYKTYVVSDTVRRQNQLYYVVNLSGPRYFREDSLGGFYEYRDSCEVLLMDFSKSSPDTMTRTACFQGYTIRLYRKAVVTFTGEPGDQLEFVFDYSLPVVDEEQWLTLEEGVGPVAYRPQFDIYEYVRAVKINGRVFGDTTLITSVNDKDFSQMNSYHLHQNYPNPFNTSTVISFDLNRPEPVTCEIYTLAGRKVRSIFQNIPASGRHLLTWDGRDDAGRDLPSGIYFYRLITDEFLQHKKMVLVR